In Candidatus Brocadia sp., the following proteins share a genomic window:
- a CDS encoding HAMP domain-containing protein yields the protein MANLFPSFKGRLLTLTLCISLIPIAAITMVYCFHAKGALKHQILEQMKAVAESKRLHIRSFMETKKGRTIDFSSDRFIRDRIERVVRGGVLKRDAVIDLNEYLSKKKLPLDNHLIAIAIADRHGKVVSSTNEKLIGKDVSDQDIFVQGINRGYGEAYITPRYFPYFGATCILSSAPIISGQDTKPLGVIINAHSLAFLSEITTNRVGMGKTGEVYLVNRGRIMVTESRFITGASLKQVVDTEPVLKIIEDDKEMVGIYPDYRGVPVVGSSLDIPEYGWILLSEIDKKEAFQPLKTLSIVALIFGIVGVASVTSVGIIFAVSTSRTIKDLTDAAERLAGGDLDYRVKVTRTDEIGALMNGFNAMADKLSLEIKEHKRAETELRKSKEQTQTILDNTTAIVYLKDTEGRYLLINHQFERLFHVTKDQVIGKTDYDIFPKAFADAFRINDCKVLETKNSLVIEEVVPQDDGMHTYISLKFPMYDFVEGLYGVCGISTDITERTRKIEKESNTPTRRQADK from the coding sequence ATGGCGAACCTGTTTCCATCGTTTAAGGGAAGATTACTTACATTAACCCTTTGCATCTCACTCATACCCATTGCTGCAATCACAATGGTCTACTGTTTTCATGCCAAGGGCGCGCTAAAGCATCAGATACTTGAACAGATGAAGGCAGTTGCGGAGTCAAAAAGGCTCCACATCCGATCGTTTATGGAGACAAAAAAGGGGCGAACCATAGATTTCAGCTCCGATAGGTTCATAAGAGACAGAATTGAAAGAGTCGTTCGCGGTGGGGTTCTCAAACGGGATGCAGTAATTGACTTGAATGAGTACTTATCAAAGAAGAAGCTGCCGCTGGACAATCATCTTATAGCTATAGCCATTGCGGACAGGCACGGCAAGGTTGTCTCGTCTACCAATGAAAAGTTGATTGGAAAGGATGTTTCTGATCAGGATATATTTGTACAAGGGATAAACCGGGGCTACGGTGAAGCCTATATTACACCACGCTACTTTCCATACTTTGGTGCAACCTGCATCCTAAGCTCCGCGCCAATTATCTCCGGGCAGGATACAAAGCCCCTCGGGGTTATTATCAATGCCCATAGCCTCGCATTTCTGAGTGAAATTACAACAAACCGTGTCGGAATGGGAAAGACTGGCGAGGTATATCTCGTGAACAGAGGCAGGATAATGGTCACTGAGTCAAGGTTTATAACCGGTGCATCTCTCAAACAGGTAGTAGATACGGAGCCCGTTCTCAAGATTATTGAAGATGATAAAGAGATGGTTGGCATTTATCCGGACTACCGAGGCGTGCCTGTCGTTGGTTCATCACTGGATATACCTGAATATGGCTGGATACTTTTGTCAGAGATAGATAAAAAAGAGGCATTTCAGCCATTAAAGACGCTGAGTATTGTGGCATTGATTTTCGGTATAGTCGGCGTTGCGTCGGTTACCAGCGTGGGAATTATCTTTGCCGTTTCAACCTCAAGGACCATCAAAGATTTAACGGATGCAGCAGAAAGACTTGCAGGTGGCGACCTGGATTACAGAGTAAAGGTAACCCGCACGGATGAAATTGGCGCCCTGATGAATGGTTTTAATGCCATGGCTGATAAACTTTCTCTGGAAATTAAGGAACACAAACGGGCTGAGACAGAACTGCGTAAGAGCAAAGAACAGACACAGACGATTCTTGATAACACCACAGCCATCGTCTATCTCAAAGACACTGAGGGGCGCTACCTGCTTATAAATCATCAATTCGAAAGGCTCTTCCATGTAACGAAGGATCAGGTTATAGGGAAAACCGACTATGATATTTTCCCAAAGGCGTTTGCAGATGCCTTTCGAATAAATGACTGCAAAGTACTCGAAACAAAAAATTCTCTTGTGATTGAGGAGGTTGTCCCTCAAGATGACGGGATGCACACCTATATTTCCTTAAAATTTCCCATGTATGACTTCGTTGAAGGTCTTTATGGAGTATGCGGCATATCTACGGACATCACCGAACGAACGCGAAAAATCGAAAAAGAATCAAATACCCCAACCCGGCGACAAGCAGACAAGTGA
- a CDS encoding porin, which translates to MRNRWFQYGISLVMVFCVICSAGEAQNVIAQDVVQNKKASESEIEDLKKQLNQMEEAFLVQQKMMKQMETLALSQQEQIKELRNRIESQSEKPVTIAKEEIKEEVKQEMKQEVQQEVENYLASNETREKLGLGLPGKYESVNGYYTPDKEKASIGFKTSDGNYSLNMGFRFQSRFTYKDKDADFNEVDTTDIDVRRARLCFGGNIYSKDINYYVEIDADSFEVNLRDYYLYWTPLSEINIKTGYFKVPANRQWISSGFKLLLQDRSIASDNFKQDRDYGLDIYGLPFDSHVEYHAAVFRGAGQNTSKAFGRDENIDNELMYVLSARYNPFGIYDYYDETDLKYTETFKATIGASVVYNAKEKDKKLEDTDSAIGNVDLGVRYRGFTWDSEYYIRENDPEGDGDSITSDGFYTQAGYFVLPKKLEVAARYSMLDPNEDVRDDVQTEYTVGINYYFRGHRQQIQADVGHFVTETNDEDKDENRIRLQYQMIF; encoded by the coding sequence ATGCGAAATAGGTGGTTTCAATATGGTATATCGTTAGTTATGGTATTTTGTGTTATATGTTCTGCAGGCGAAGCACAGAATGTAATTGCCCAGGATGTTGTTCAAAATAAGAAAGCATCTGAAAGTGAGATAGAGGATTTAAAAAAACAATTAAATCAGATGGAAGAGGCGTTTCTCGTACAGCAAAAAATGATGAAACAGATGGAGACGTTAGCATTAAGCCAACAGGAGCAAATCAAGGAATTGAGAAACCGTATTGAGTCCCAGAGTGAAAAACCTGTGACAATTGCAAAAGAAGAGATTAAAGAAGAGGTAAAGCAGGAAATGAAACAAGAGGTACAACAAGAAGTGGAAAACTACCTCGCATCGAATGAGACGCGGGAAAAACTGGGATTAGGCTTACCAGGCAAATATGAATCGGTTAACGGCTACTATACGCCAGATAAGGAAAAGGCCTCGATAGGCTTTAAAACAAGTGATGGAAATTATTCTTTAAACATGGGCTTCAGATTCCAATCACGTTTTACCTACAAGGACAAAGATGCGGACTTTAATGAAGTTGATACAACTGATATTGATGTGCGCAGGGCAAGGCTGTGCTTTGGCGGTAATATTTACAGTAAGGATATAAATTACTATGTGGAAATTGATGCAGACAGTTTTGAAGTAAACTTGAGGGATTATTATCTCTACTGGACGCCACTCTCCGAGATCAATATAAAGACAGGGTATTTTAAAGTGCCAGCCAATCGCCAGTGGATTTCATCAGGTTTTAAGCTCCTGCTCCAGGACAGGTCTATTGCCAGCGATAACTTTAAACAGGACCGTGATTATGGTCTGGACATCTATGGGTTGCCATTTGACAGTCACGTGGAATACCATGCAGCCGTTTTCCGCGGCGCCGGCCAGAATACCTCAAAGGCGTTTGGCAGGGATGAAAACATCGACAATGAACTTATGTATGTCTTGAGCGCGCGGTATAATCCTTTTGGAATCTATGATTATTATGATGAAACCGATCTGAAATACACAGAAACATTTAAGGCTACAATCGGAGCATCGGTAGTCTATAATGCAAAGGAAAAAGACAAAAAGCTGGAGGATACCGATTCTGCAATCGGCAACGTTGACCTGGGTGTGAGATACAGGGGGTTCACCTGGGATAGTGAATATTATATACGTGAGAATGACCCGGAAGGTGACGGCGATTCAATAACTTCTGACGGTTTCTATACCCAGGCGGGGTATTTTGTGCTGCCCAAAAAACTGGAAGTTGCCGCCCGTTATTCCATGCTTGATCCGAATGAGGATGTACGGGATGATGTTCAGACGGAGTATACGGTCGGTATCAATTATTACTTCCGTGGGCATCGCCAACAGATACAGGCTGATGTGGGTCACTTCGTAACAGAGACTAACGATGAAGACAAAGATGAAAACAGGATCAGATTACAATATCAAATGATATTTTAG
- a CDS encoding type II toxin-antitoxin system HicA family toxin — protein MKRRDLIKQIEKMGCILIRHGGKHDWYQNPKTKVSQPVPRHNEIKEYLAKHIIKMLEN, from the coding sequence ATGAAAAGAAGAGATTTAATAAAGCAAATTGAAAAGATGGGGTGTATTTTAATCCGTCACGGTGGAAAACACGATTGGTACCAGAATCCTAAAACAAAAGTGTCACAACCTGTACCAAGACACAATGAAATTAAAGAATATTTAGCCAAACATATAATAAAAATGCTTGAAAACTAA
- the phoU gene encoding phosphate signaling complex protein PhoU, with protein sequence MERHFDQQLGALRKNLIQMASMVEAAIADAVKSLIERNSELARHVVENDEQVDTLELEIDKQCVDLLALRQPMAIDLRFITSAIKITNNLERMGDLAVNIAERVIPLNQEPQLKPLIDIPRMAVITQTMVKDSIDAFVNRDTALARSVYERDSTVDSLNDQIFRELLTYMMQDPANITRAVHLLLISRHLERIADHSTNIAEEVVYIVKAKVVKHRSYSLEEP encoded by the coding sequence ATGGAACGGCATTTTGACCAGCAATTAGGAGCACTCAGAAAAAATCTCATTCAAATGGCCTCCATGGTGGAGGCTGCCATTGCCGATGCCGTGAAATCCCTTATTGAGAGGAATAGTGAATTGGCCCGCCACGTTGTGGAAAACGACGAACAGGTGGATACCCTGGAATTGGAGATTGATAAACAATGCGTTGATCTGTTGGCATTACGACAGCCCATGGCCATCGACCTCCGGTTTATCACATCGGCGATCAAAATCACAAACAATCTCGAACGCATGGGTGACCTTGCTGTGAATATTGCAGAACGTGTGATCCCTCTCAATCAGGAACCACAACTAAAGCCACTCATTGATATCCCAAGGATGGCGGTGATTACTCAAACCATGGTGAAAGACAGCATTGATGCATTTGTAAACAGGGATACTGCACTAGCCCGTTCGGTATACGAGCGGGATTCCACGGTTGATTCCCTGAATGACCAGATATTCAGGGAACTGCTGACTTATATGATGCAAGACCCGGCAAATATAACACGCGCCGTCCACCTGCTTCTCATTTCCCGTCATCTGGAAAGGATTGCTGACCACTCCACCAACATTGCCGAAGAAGTTGTATACATTGTCAAGGCCAAGGTCGTCAAACACCGCAGTTATAGTCTGGAAGAACCCTAA
- a CDS encoding tetratricopeptide repeat protein, translating to MFVNDKYLYHRKKPASVVIQNSKLPYILLVLVSVCAFLNSLHGGFVYDDIGVIEDNYFIRSLHNVSKIFNRDYFHLSNELSYRPVVTLSYFLDYAVWGINPFGYHLTNVILHAINSVLLYSLLLWLIRMRSIALLSAVLFSIHPCVTEAVNAISYREDIFVALFSLLSCLCLIKSGQRYLISYPGTHLLSLSQQGKTWTNNRQPHQVAPQWRMRAYYVLGLITYLIGLFSKETAIVMPLFILFFWFFCKQENPVSVPSIGAGITNSVSPLKNNEAARHAKSGWAKDFIIYYGGYILISLFYVLIRFVILKNPLEISPGYVQGSIAINFMTMIKILATYIKLMFFPFHLSADYTIAPVLSVFNLSFITSIFLLAAVGIVIFKTIKRGQGAGVRDRVSGVKRPTTDPRSLTSLKGLVGKKPFLQENTVQAPRIYSLFMLCFFIALLPVLNIIPIGHIMAERYLYFPVAGFCTVLGGLLLGKLTTRLPGNTVLNKFIVIPLLIILCSSFTVRTILRNRDWQNEYTFWTTILKEQPQNYDAHNNLGNYFYKQGKLDRAIHELEEAVRLKKNYPEGHNSLGTMYIDKGLIDKAIAEYAEAIKCKPVFPQAYYNLGNACIKKGLLDNGITYFQKAVSMGMHNPQVFNNLGSAYIKKGMLDDAIAQYKKALAVYNDYPEVHSNLGYVYTEKGDFGKAISELKEALELQPNHANAHNNLGVVYCQKGLFDKAHQEFLKAIKYDPKNASAHKNIGMIYFTKGDRQKAREHFLQMLQYDPGYINDPNIFAIVSRLGLIKE from the coding sequence ATGTTTGTGAATGATAAATACTTATATCATCGTAAAAAACCCGCTTCAGTGGTAATACAAAATTCCAAACTTCCATATATACTGCTAGTACTTGTATCCGTATGTGCTTTTCTTAATTCACTCCATGGTGGTTTTGTTTACGACGATATCGGTGTGATTGAGGATAATTATTTTATACGATCACTCCATAATGTTTCCAAAATTTTCAACAGAGATTATTTTCATCTTTCCAACGAATTAAGCTATCGTCCCGTTGTTACCCTCAGCTATTTTCTGGATTACGCAGTCTGGGGCATCAATCCTTTCGGATATCATCTGACCAATGTCATTCTTCATGCAATAAATAGTGTCCTCCTGTACTCTCTCTTACTATGGCTTATAAGGATGCGATCCATTGCATTGCTCTCGGCCGTTCTCTTTTCAATCCACCCATGCGTAACGGAAGCTGTAAATGCCATTAGCTACCGGGAAGATATCTTTGTTGCACTGTTTTCCCTATTGTCGTGTCTTTGTCTGATTAAATCCGGCCAGAGATATCTTATTTCATACCCGGGCACACATCTTCTCTCGCTTTCGCAGCAAGGAAAAACATGGACAAACAACCGGCAACCACACCAAGTTGCGCCACAATGGCGCATGAGGGCTTATTATGTACTGGGTCTCATAACCTACCTGATAGGACTTTTTTCCAAAGAGACGGCTATCGTTATGCCATTATTTATCCTTTTTTTCTGGTTTTTCTGTAAACAGGAAAACCCAGTTTCAGTTCCTTCCATTGGGGCGGGAATTACAAACTCGGTTTCTCCCTTAAAAAACAATGAAGCCGCCAGACATGCAAAGTCGGGGTGGGCTAAAGATTTTATAATTTATTATGGTGGATATATCCTGATAAGTCTTTTTTATGTGTTGATTCGCTTTGTCATCTTAAAAAACCCTTTAGAAATATCCCCTGGTTATGTACAGGGAAGCATCGCGATAAATTTTATGACAATGATCAAGATCCTGGCTACGTATATAAAACTGATGTTTTTCCCGTTTCATCTAAGCGCTGATTATACGATTGCCCCGGTCTTATCCGTCTTCAATCTATCCTTTATTACAAGTATTTTTCTCCTTGCCGCTGTGGGTATTGTCATTTTCAAGACTATAAAGAGGGGGCAGGGGGCAGGGGTCAGGGATCGGGTATCGGGAGTCAAAAGACCGACCACCGATCCCCGCTCCCTGACCTCTCTCAAAGGGCTTGTGGGGAAAAAACCGTTTTTGCAGGAAAATACGGTACAGGCACCCCGGATATATAGTCTGTTTATGCTTTGCTTTTTTATCGCGTTACTGCCCGTTTTAAACATTATCCCCATTGGGCATATCATGGCAGAACGGTATCTTTATTTTCCGGTTGCTGGATTTTGCACCGTTTTAGGTGGACTTTTGTTAGGCAAGCTGACAACCCGATTACCTGGTAATACGGTATTGAATAAGTTTATCGTTATACCCCTCCTGATAATATTATGCAGTTCTTTCACCGTAAGGACTATTTTAAGAAATAGAGATTGGCAGAACGAGTATACTTTTTGGACAACTATTTTGAAAGAACAGCCCCAAAATTACGATGCGCATAATAATCTGGGAAATTATTTTTACAAGCAAGGAAAATTGGATAGGGCTATTCACGAATTAGAAGAAGCCGTTCGTTTAAAGAAGAATTATCCCGAAGGGCATAACAGCCTGGGAACGATGTACATAGACAAGGGACTCATCGACAAGGCAATTGCCGAGTATGCTGAGGCAATAAAATGTAAACCTGTATTTCCCCAGGCTTACTATAATCTCGGAAATGCCTGTATAAAAAAAGGCTTGCTGGATAACGGCATCACGTATTTTCAGAAAGCGGTCAGTATGGGCATGCATAATCCCCAGGTCTTTAACAACCTCGGCAGCGCGTATATTAAAAAAGGCATGTTAGACGACGCCATAGCTCAGTATAAAAAGGCATTAGCAGTCTATAATGATTATCCTGAAGTACACAGCAACTTGGGATATGTATATACCGAAAAAGGCGATTTCGGTAAGGCGATATCTGAACTCAAAGAGGCCCTGGAATTGCAACCCAACCATGCCAATGCCCACAACAACCTTGGGGTAGTCTATTGCCAAAAAGGGTTATTCGATAAAGCGCACCAGGAGTTTCTGAAGGCCATAAAGTATGATCCCAAAAATGCCAGCGCTCACAAAAATATCGGTATGATTTACTTTACAAAAGGGGATAGGCAAAAGGCCAGGGAACACTTCCTCCAAATGCTGCAATATGATCCGGGTTATATAAATGATCCCAATATATTCGCGATAGTTTCACGACTTGGCTTGATAAAGGAATAA
- the pstB gene encoding phosphate ABC transporter ATP-binding protein: MEVEHSTKGQQKAKIKIEEFTFYYGDCKVINDVSMDFFECNVTAIIGPSGCGKSTLIKSINRISEITNEVQIKGKVLLDNKNVYDRDVDLVDLRRRVGMVFQRPNPFPKTIYDNVSFGPRLSGIKDRKRLDEIVEDSLTKSALWNEVKDRLDQSAMGLSGGQQQRLCIARALAVDPEVLLMDEPCSALDPTATARIEELIEDLKKYYTIVIVTHNMQQAARISDYTGFLLHGQLIEYNITPEIFTNPDKKVTEEYITGRFG; encoded by the coding sequence ATGGAAGTTGAACACAGCACAAAAGGACAACAAAAGGCAAAAATAAAGATAGAGGAATTTACCTTTTATTATGGGGATTGCAAGGTCATAAACGATGTATCAATGGATTTTTTTGAATGCAATGTTACGGCAATCATAGGGCCTTCAGGTTGCGGAAAATCGACACTGATCAAATCGATCAATCGTATCTCTGAAATCACCAATGAAGTACAAATTAAGGGAAAGGTATTGCTGGATAACAAAAATGTATATGACCGCGATGTTGATCTGGTCGACCTCCGGCGGCGCGTCGGCATGGTATTCCAGAGACCGAATCCGTTTCCCAAAACTATTTACGATAATGTGTCCTTTGGACCCCGGTTATCCGGAATTAAAGACAGAAAACGATTAGATGAAATTGTGGAGGATAGCTTGACCAAATCCGCCCTATGGAATGAAGTTAAGGATCGGTTGGACCAGAGTGCAATGGGACTCTCCGGCGGACAGCAGCAACGACTCTGCATTGCACGGGCGCTGGCAGTCGACCCTGAAGTCCTGTTAATGGATGAACCGTGTTCCGCACTGGACCCAACGGCAACAGCCAGAATCGAAGAACTCATTGAGGATCTAAAAAAATACTACACGATCGTGATTGTCACACATAATATGCAACAGGCGGCACGAATTTCCGATTATACGGGATTTTTATTGCATGGGCAGTTAATAGAGTATAATATAACTCCTGAAATTTTTACGAACCCTGACAAAAAGGTTACAGAAGAATATATTACGGGGAGATTCGGATAA
- the modA gene encoding molybdate ABC transporter substrate-binding protein, which produces MILRRSKRRVTQFISIACATWLLFFLIALHNTVRADEKILIAAAANLNPAMDEICKGFEKAYPTIDAEVSYGSSGNFFAQIKQGAPFDIFFSADTTYPARLEEEGLAVKGGSTIYAFGSIVLWIPKNSAFNPRKGLHIVLDPKVKKIAIANQKLAPYGMAAEEALRHYGLWDKVQDKLVFGENISQTAQFVQSGAADVGILALSQASSPKMESDGDYWVIPAEAYNKLGQAYVVLQRGKDKPVVRKFLEFVQGKKGEKIFSQYGYSLP; this is translated from the coding sequence ATGATTTTGAGAAGGTCTAAAAGACGGGTTACACAATTTATTTCGATTGCATGTGCAACATGGTTACTATTTTTCTTAATAGCTTTGCACAATACTGTCCGGGCAGATGAAAAAATCCTTATTGCAGCCGCTGCCAACCTGAACCCTGCTATGGATGAGATCTGCAAAGGCTTCGAGAAGGCATACCCCACCATCGATGCGGAGGTGTCGTACGGTTCTTCCGGCAATTTTTTTGCCCAGATCAAACAGGGGGCGCCTTTCGATATTTTTTTCTCAGCCGATACAACCTATCCCGCGCGTCTCGAAGAGGAAGGTCTGGCGGTAAAAGGTGGGAGTACGATTTACGCTTTTGGAAGTATTGTGCTCTGGATACCGAAGAATTCTGCATTCAATCCACGAAAGGGATTGCATATCGTTTTAGACCCAAAAGTAAAAAAAATTGCCATTGCAAACCAAAAACTTGCTCCTTATGGCATGGCAGCAGAGGAGGCGCTTCGGCACTATGGATTGTGGGACAAGGTGCAGGATAAACTGGTCTTCGGGGAAAATATTTCTCAAACGGCACAATTTGTCCAGTCAGGCGCAGCCGACGTGGGAATTCTTGCCCTGTCTCAGGCAAGTTCTCCAAAAATGGAAAGTGATGGAGATTATTGGGTCATCCCTGCCGAGGCATATAACAAGCTGGGACAAGCCTATGTTGTCCTGCAAAGGGGTAAGGATAAGCCTGTCGTCAGAAAATTCCTGGAATTTGTGCAAGGGAAAAAAGGAGAAAAAATATTTTCTCAATACGGCTATTCACTTCCATAA
- a CDS encoding transporter — MKISARNILKGTVKEVKHGMVDTEVDIELPGGAEICSIITKHSAEMLKLAKGKDVYAVIKASNVMIMVD; from the coding sequence ATGAAAATCAGTGCTCGTAATATTTTGAAAGGCACGGTCAAAGAAGTGAAGCATGGTATGGTGGACACGGAAGTGGATATAGAATTGCCGGGAGGGGCTGAGATTTGTTCGATAATTACCAAACATTCCGCAGAAATGCTGAAACTGGCAAAAGGCAAAGATGTTTATGCAGTTATCAAGGCCTCCAACGTAATGATCATGGTAGACTAA
- a CDS encoding LysR family transcriptional regulator, with translation MNVKFKIWFEENGGVAFAEGRRMLLEAVDRLGSLNAAAKELGMSYRAAWGKIKATEKALGIRLLEVTTGGKGGGGATLTPDAKVLLLKYQKYTDRMTSLMEKEFKRMFGSKKSS, from the coding sequence ATGAACGTGAAATTTAAGATATGGTTTGAAGAAAACGGGGGTGTGGCCTTTGCTGAGGGGCGCAGGATGTTGCTGGAAGCTGTAGACCGTTTAGGCTCCCTGAATGCTGCGGCAAAGGAACTGGGCATGTCGTATCGGGCTGCCTGGGGAAAGATCAAGGCCACAGAAAAAGCATTAGGCATAAGATTGTTGGAGGTTACCACCGGGGGAAAGGGTGGAGGTGGGGCAACCCTGACACCGGATGCAAAGGTACTGCTCCTGAAATACCAAAAGTACACAGATAGGATGACCTCATTGATGGAAAAGGAATTCAAACGTATGTTTGGAAGCAAGAAATCCTCATAA
- a CDS encoding ATP-binding cassette domain-containing protein, protein MIKVRIKKTWREFGLDVNIEIPHEKVTALFGPSGAGKSSILRLISGLERADGGMIHKGEEVWYDESKAINLLPQQRSVGFVFQDFALFPHLTVERNVAYGIKEKKRLKEAKDLLSLVGLSGYERYYPAQLSGGQKQRVALIRALARKPDILLLDEPLSALDWETRRQLQEDLKRILKQLRITTLYVTHDVTEVYKLADYVVVLESGKVIKQGTPEEIFMGKRLSTRIQIVGKIVGIESDPIMAAVTVMHEDQYFKTLIDTEEVHRLNLMVGDDVVIGAKSSDVILFKILTKS, encoded by the coding sequence TTGATAAAAGTCCGTATTAAAAAAACATGGAGAGAATTCGGACTGGATGTAAACATTGAGATTCCTCATGAAAAAGTAACAGCCTTATTTGGTCCTTCAGGGGCGGGAAAGTCGAGTATATTGCGCCTGATTTCCGGTCTGGAAAGGGCAGACGGAGGAATGATCCATAAGGGAGAAGAAGTGTGGTATGATGAGTCAAAGGCAATAAACCTCCTCCCCCAGCAACGTTCCGTGGGGTTCGTATTCCAGGACTTTGCCTTATTTCCCCATTTAACGGTGGAAAGAAACGTAGCGTATGGAATAAAAGAAAAAAAGAGATTGAAAGAAGCAAAAGACCTTTTATCCCTGGTAGGGTTATCCGGCTACGAACGTTACTATCCCGCTCAATTATCCGGGGGGCAAAAGCAAAGGGTTGCCCTGATCCGTGCCCTGGCCAGGAAACCAGATATCTTGCTCCTGGATGAACCGCTTTCAGCGTTGGACTGGGAAACACGCAGACAATTACAGGAGGATTTAAAACGGATCCTAAAACAGCTTCGCATAACCACGCTCTATGTAACCCATGATGTGACGGAGGTGTACAAACTGGCTGACTATGTAGTCGTGCTGGAGTCAGGCAAAGTAATCAAACAGGGGACACCGGAAGAAATATTTATGGGAAAGAGACTAAGCACCCGCATCCAGATCGTAGGTAAGATCGTTGGCATAGAATCCGACCCTATCATGGCCGCTGTTACCGTTATGCACGAAGACCAGTATTTTAAGACGCTCATCGACACCGAAGAAGTACACCGGCTGAATTTAATGGTGGGGGATGATGTGGTGATCGGCGCCAAATCATCCGATGTCATCTTATTTAAAATCTTAACGAAATCTTAA
- a CDS encoding type II toxin-antitoxin system HicB family antitoxin — protein sequence MERKKYVYWQDGDTWLGYLEEYPDYQTQGESLEELKENLKDIYQELTSGNIPCIRKVAELEVA from the coding sequence ATGGAAAGAAAAAAATATGTATATTGGCAAGATGGTGATACGTGGCTGGGTTACCTTGAAGAATATCCAGATTATCAGACTCAAGGAGAATCACTTGAAGAATTAAAAGAGAATTTGAAAGATATTTATCAAGAATTAACTAGCGGTAACATTCCATGCATACGTAAGGTCGCTGAGCTTGAAGTTGCATGA
- the modB gene encoding molybdate ABC transporter permease subunit, with protein sequence MNFTAPFLLTLKLSTITTLLLFVLGIPFAYWLAFSRFRGKFFVESVVALPIVLPPTVLGFYLLMAIGGNSFVGRWYEGIFHKTLAFSFQGLVVGSFIYNLPFAIRPFQLAFTGVDKKLLEASWSLGRSRLHTFLFIIFPLSRQGIITGCILTFAHCMGEFGVVLMIGGNIPGVTRVASVAIYDEVQALNYGTANIYAAILLAFSFVILTVVYFINRRFFMRML encoded by the coding sequence ATGAATTTTACGGCTCCTTTCCTCTTAACCTTAAAGCTTTCTACTATTACAACACTTTTATTATTTGTCCTGGGTATCCCTTTTGCCTACTGGCTTGCTTTTTCAAGATTTCGTGGGAAGTTCTTCGTTGAGTCTGTAGTTGCCTTACCCATTGTTCTTCCACCGACTGTCCTGGGTTTTTATCTCCTCATGGCTATTGGGGGAAACAGTTTTGTCGGACGCTGGTACGAAGGTATTTTCCATAAGACGCTTGCCTTCTCCTTTCAAGGGCTTGTTGTGGGTTCATTCATCTATAATCTGCCATTTGCAATACGTCCCTTTCAATTGGCTTTTACCGGGGTGGATAAAAAATTGCTTGAGGCATCGTGGAGCCTTGGCAGATCCAGATTACATACCTTCCTTTTCATTATTTTCCCACTTTCCCGACAAGGTATTATAACAGGCTGCATACTCACCTTTGCACACTGCATGGGTGAATTTGGGGTTGTCCTGATGATCGGAGGAAATATTCCGGGTGTTACCAGGGTTGCATCGGTGGCTATCTATGACGAGGTGCAGGCGCTGAATTACGGGACTGCGAATATCTATGCGGCCATTTTACTGGCATTTTCATTTGTCATACTCACGGTAGTTTATTTTATAAATAGGCGTTTTTTTATGCGCATGCTCTAA